The Tissierellales bacterium nucleotide sequence TAATAGATGGTGATATAGACATATTTATTAATGAATATTTGAAAGAAAAAGCCCTTCAGTGATGAAGGGCTAAATTATTAAAAAAATACAAAGGAATTAGTCAACTTTTGTAGAATGTTTATAATGTGACTATTTTAGATTGGTTACAAAGGGAGTGATATATTTGAATAAAAGAGCAGATCGGTCTTCTAAAGGCTCTAATAGAAGAAATAGAGGGAAAAACAAAAAAATAAAGAAACAGCTAATCACTTGTTTTTTATTTTTATCAGTAATACCAGTTTTAGTTATGGGAATTATAAATTATAAAATACAAGAAAAAGATAATAGGAAAAACTTAAAACCTGTTAATATTCAATTAGTCCATTCAGTTTCTGATCAAGTACAAAATTACCTTTTTAAATCAGCGAGTTCTGTAGAAAGTTTAAGTAGAATATATGATTTTTCTAAGATTGATCCAGGAAAAGCCCAGGTTATTCTCTCTTCTACTGCTCAAGATTACCCAAATTTAAAGCAAATTGATATATATAATTTAGAAGGAAAACCTCAATTTTCCTCTGAAAAGGGCGGAAAAAATAGTGCTATTGATAATAAGATCTTTGATAGGATTAAAGATGATGAAAGGTTTGTATCTGATACTTATGAAGAGGAAGACGTTCCAATTGCAGTTTTATATACGTCTTTAAAAGATAACTCTAATAATATTAATGCTATAGCAGCTGTACATATAAAATTAGATAAACTTTCCGAAATAATGGAAAGGTATGATACAGGTACAGCTTATGTTATAAACGGGGACGGGGAAGTACTAGCTCATCCAGATTATGAAGGGAAGGTAGTAGAAAAATATAATCCAATTAAAAATAAGATAAAAGGTGCCACATTAGCTTTGCAAGAAGAAAAGGGGAATGGGTCTAATTATAGAAACGATAAAAATGTTGAAGTTCTAGGTACTTACGTAAAAGTTCCTTTGACTAATTGGGGAGTAATATTTGAACAAAATTTAAATGAAGTTAATTCTGAAGCTAAAAAAGGACTACATCGAACTTTAACTATGACTATAATATTAATATTCTTTGTAGTAATCTTTTCAAATACTATTGCAAAGAAATTTTGGTATCCTCTTGAACAGATGGTAATTGCTGTAGACAACATAGGGGTAGGGGATTTAACTAAAAAAGTTACTGTAGATTCTAATAATGAAATAGGAATACTTCAAAAGTCTTTTAATACTATGGTAGATTCACTAGATAGTTTAATGCTAAGTATTAGTACAGTTTCTAGTAATTTAGAGAATGAATCTGGTGAATTACTTAAGGAAGCTGATTCTACTATAAATGCAAATTCGGAAATATCAGTCGTAGTGGAGGAGGCAGTTTCCGGTGCAGAAAGACAGATGATAAAAGCAGAAAAAACTAGTGAAGTATCAAGGACTATGTTTCAAGTAGTAAAGGACATGGAGGAACAATTTTCTCAGATACTTAACAGTGTAAAAACCACTTTTGATACTGCTATATTAGGTTCTGAGGATATTAA carries:
- a CDS encoding methyl-accepting chemotaxis protein, whose product is MNKRADRSSKGSNRRNRGKNKKIKKQLITCFLFLSVIPVLVMGIINYKIQEKDNRKNLKPVNIQLVHSVSDQVQNYLFKSASSVESLSRIYDFSKIDPGKAQVILSSTAQDYPNLKQIDIYNLEGKPQFSSEKGGKNSAIDNKIFDRIKDDERFVSDTYEEEDVPIAVLYTSLKDNSNNINAIAAVHIKLDKLSEIMERYDTGTAYVINGDGEVLAHPDYEGKVVEKYNPIKNKIKGATLALQEEKGNGSNYRNDKNVEVLGTYVKVPLTNWGVIFEQNLNEVNSEAKKGLHRTLTMTIILIFFVVIFSNTIAKKFWYPLEQMVIAVDNIGVGDLTKKVTVDSNNEIGILQKSFNTMVDSLDSLMLSISTVSSNLENESGELLKEADSTINANSEISVVVEEAVSGAERQMIKAEKTSEVSRTMFQVVKDMEEQFSQILNSVKTTFDTAILGSEDINNTIKIMDSISIRVNEMSNQMSKLINHIYEIDKIAKSINGVSRQTNLLALNAAIEAARVRGREETGKGFTIVAEEIRNLAEETEKASQYIGDIINKMKDETKLVVSSMNDNLLEIDKGNETIKKTGRNFNDIVEYMKKTTITVERFSSILEKMFARLEDIDEAIIGVNKTSHKTFSRTQTALASTEEQVTYVHSIKKSAENLKGMSEELGKVIEGFKID